One window of Phycisphaeraceae bacterium genomic DNA carries:
- a CDS encoding glycosyltransferase family 4 protein, whose protein sequence is MTRPRVCIVSHELMPFYGAGIGVHANNLARAMRDAGCETHIVTGPHPDLKIRDASELDGIHIHPVNIDRARAVLQSSLPKVPPTWNDIYARAVAEAMHILTLEQPFDLVEYPEFGGEGALIGAWRALGKIHATTLVVRLHTPLQMCMELNRERPSPKDHVPVFRLEIQSILLADVVVSPSRALLDRVRSRFGSSDRWPKIERVIPNPFDVESFTQLCQTKQVFEQPTILYVGRLEWRKGVDTLVRAWARVKMHHKDAQLVIVGTDTHTGPTRDSSFHSSSMRSYLNSLVSAMNLNSSIRFLGGVDRASLGPMMQSAAALCLPSRFENFPTVVLEALSAGVPVVASDAGGQAEIIDEDITGLLAPPDNDEQLAKALMHALDTPSLAASARSQGPARVAILCEPSQIAQQMLQLIPEPTEELRPEDLAAEEDLAQITTKDDETSASE, encoded by the coding sequence GTGACTCGGCCACGCGTTTGTATTGTGTCGCACGAGTTGATGCCGTTTTATGGTGCGGGTATCGGGGTGCATGCAAATAATCTGGCGCGTGCAATGCGCGATGCCGGGTGTGAGACACATATCGTCACGGGGCCGCATCCTGATCTGAAGATTCGCGATGCGAGCGAGTTGGATGGTATCCATATCCATCCAGTAAACATTGATCGTGCGCGGGCAGTGCTTCAGTCATCGCTTCCGAAGGTTCCGCCCACATGGAACGACATTTATGCGCGCGCTGTTGCAGAAGCGATGCACATTCTGACGCTCGAACAACCATTCGATCTGGTCGAATATCCCGAGTTTGGTGGTGAGGGTGCTCTCATCGGAGCGTGGCGAGCTTTAGGCAAGATCCATGCAACAACACTGGTTGTCCGCTTGCATACTCCTTTGCAGATGTGCATGGAGCTGAATCGCGAGCGCCCAAGCCCAAAGGACCATGTGCCTGTATTCAGGCTGGAGATCCAGTCGATCCTGCTGGCTGATGTTGTGGTCTCCCCTTCTCGGGCGCTCTTAGATCGTGTGCGATCACGCTTTGGATCAAGTGATCGCTGGCCGAAGATCGAGCGTGTTATCCCAAATCCATTTGACGTGGAATCTTTCACCCAGTTGTGCCAGACGAAACAAGTCTTCGAGCAACCAACGATTCTCTACGTTGGTCGGCTCGAATGGCGCAAGGGGGTTGACACGCTGGTTCGTGCGTGGGCTCGTGTCAAGATGCACCACAAGGATGCCCAGCTTGTGATTGTCGGCACAGACACGCACACAGGACCGACGCGTGACAGCTCGTTTCACAGTTCGTCCATGCGAAGCTACTTGAACTCACTTGTCTCTGCAATGAACCTGAACAGCTCAATCCGGTTTCTTGGCGGTGTCGATCGAGCGTCCCTTGGTCCCATGATGCAGAGCGCAGCAGCCTTGTGTCTGCCGTCACGATTCGAAAACTTCCCCACCGTTGTGCTCGAAGCATTGTCAGCTGGAGTGCCTGTTGTCGCATCCGACGCTGGCGGGCAGGCGGAGATCATCGACGAGGACATCACAGGGCTGCTAGCACCTCCAGACAATGATGAACAGCTTGCAAAGGCGCTGATGCATGCGCTGGACACACCGTCGCTTGCAGCCAGCGCTCGATCGCAGGGGCCAGCACGTGTCGCAATACTGTGCGAACCCTCTCAGATTGCCCAGCAAATGCTCCAGCTGATCCCGGAACCAACCGAGGAACTGCGTCCTGAGGACCTTGCGGCTGAAGAAGACCTTGCCCAGATCACAACCAAGGACGATGAAACCAGCGCCAGCGAGTGA
- a CDS encoding NAD-dependent epimerase/dehydratase family protein — protein MPNDPSETQLPITIDWTQVRVVVTGASGFLGRNVVNVLRTRGVPVRHIATPSHHQYDLTQPGAASAMLREAFAHQHAKPDVVIHCAGFVGGLGANRNFPARMFHDNMAMALNLVEACRTDMLPLRNGRIVLVGSMVTYPADAPVPFHEDTLWEGKPEQGSFPYAVAKLASLELLRAYHTQHGLPSAYVIPTNLYGPGDNFDPATSHAAAAIIERCVIAAHNNEPTITNWGSGKPTRQFLYIEDAAKGVVAAAERVTDQAPVPINLGTGQETSLKDFVQCACDAAGFTGDIQWDTTKPDGVARRSLDRSRAKALLGWHAATPLHEGVANTVAWYRENMLN, from the coding sequence TTGTAACCGGCGCATCGGGCTTTCTTGGACGGAATGTGGTCAACGTGCTGCGAACGCGTGGAGTCCCGGTTAGGCACATCGCAACACCATCGCACCACCAGTACGATCTCACGCAACCCGGTGCTGCATCTGCCATGCTGCGTGAAGCCTTTGCCCATCAGCATGCAAAGCCCGATGTCGTTATCCACTGCGCAGGATTCGTCGGTGGTCTCGGCGCGAATCGCAACTTCCCCGCGCGCATGTTCCACGACAACATGGCGATGGCACTCAATCTCGTCGAGGCGTGCCGCACCGACATGCTCCCGCTACGGAACGGTCGCATCGTGCTTGTCGGCTCTATGGTGACGTACCCGGCAGATGCTCCGGTCCCGTTCCACGAGGACACACTCTGGGAGGGCAAGCCCGAGCAAGGCTCGTTCCCGTATGCTGTCGCAAAGCTCGCGTCGCTTGAACTGCTTCGTGCGTATCACACCCAGCACGGACTTCCCAGCGCATACGTCATACCAACGAATCTCTACGGCCCCGGCGATAACTTTGACCCTGCGACCTCGCACGCTGCTGCAGCGATCATCGAGCGCTGCGTGATCGCTGCGCACAACAACGAACCCACCATCACGAACTGGGGATCAGGAAAACCGACGCGCCAGTTCCTGTACATCGAGGATGCAGCGAAGGGTGTTGTTGCTGCTGCCGAACGTGTGACCGATCAGGCACCAGTACCGATCAACCTTGGTACAGGACAGGAGACATCGCTGAAGGACTTTGTGCAATGCGCGTGCGATGCAGCAGGGTTCACCGGCGACATTCAGTGGGACACCACAAAGCCCGACGGCGTTGCACGCCGCAGCCTCGATCGATCGCGCGCCAAAGCACTTCTCGGCTGGCACGCTGCCACCCCCTTGCACGAGGGCGTTGCAAACACCGTCGCGTGGTATCGTGAAAACATGCTCAACTAG
- a CDS encoding aminotransferase class V-fold PLP-dependent enzyme, translating to MVRLYLDNAATSFPKPPGVYEAMLEFGTHIGSSPGRGHYAEAKQGAAILAETRSLLCDLFNGEDPNHVIFTLNTSDALNLAIKGILGHAILSRKRTTRPVHAITTRMDHNSVLRPLAAMHSQHDVQWTCVDADPKTGVIEPASVRDAMSDDTALVVINMASNVTGTIQDVASIADICRKRNIPLLVDAAQAAGHLPIDVQTLGIDLLAVPGHKGLLGPQGTGALYIRPGIEQRMTTVREGGTGSSYELDVQPDAMPERFEAGSHNTVGIAGWRVALQWLKQKSVETLRLHEVTLGEQLIRGFADLSCNGLQLLGPARMDLRVGVFSVVHQSIAPTTLAQRLEQHQVLVRSGIHCAPRAHRTFGTLENPRSLGATRLSLGPYITSHDIERTLSALADSVATPRVLASASVSS from the coding sequence ATGGTCCGTCTCTACCTTGACAATGCTGCGACATCCTTTCCTAAGCCGCCGGGCGTGTATGAAGCAATGCTGGAGTTTGGCACACATATTGGCTCATCACCTGGACGAGGACACTACGCAGAGGCGAAACAGGGCGCAGCCATACTCGCCGAGACACGATCACTCCTGTGCGATCTGTTCAACGGCGAAGATCCAAATCATGTCATCTTCACACTCAACACCTCGGATGCACTGAACTTAGCGATCAAGGGTATTCTCGGTCACGCAATCCTTTCACGCAAGCGAACCACCCGCCCCGTGCATGCGATTACAACCAGAATGGACCACAACTCGGTCCTGCGACCACTTGCTGCGATGCATTCTCAACACGACGTGCAATGGACGTGCGTGGATGCCGATCCCAAGACCGGTGTGATTGAGCCTGCATCTGTTCGCGACGCAATGTCAGACGACACCGCGCTCGTCGTGATCAACATGGCATCGAACGTCACTGGCACGATTCAGGACGTCGCATCCATCGCTGACATCTGCCGAAAAAGAAACATCCCACTGCTGGTCGATGCAGCGCAAGCCGCAGGGCATCTGCCAATCGACGTGCAGACACTCGGCATTGATCTCCTTGCTGTGCCGGGACATAAGGGACTGCTCGGTCCACAAGGAACAGGCGCGCTCTACATCAGGCCCGGCATCGAGCAGCGCATGACAACCGTGCGCGAGGGCGGCACGGGGAGCAGCTATGAACTGGACGTGCAACCAGACGCGATGCCCGAGCGCTTCGAAGCTGGATCGCACAACACCGTTGGTATCGCGGGCTGGCGCGTTGCGCTGCAGTGGCTCAAACAGAAATCAGTAGAAACACTGAGACTGCATGAAGTTACACTGGGAGAACAGTTGATTCGCGGGTTTGCTGATCTTTCCTGCAATGGACTTCAACTGCTTGGACCTGCCAGGATGGATCTTCGCGTCGGGGTGTTCTCGGTTGTCCATCAATCTATTGCACCAACAACACTTGCACAGCGACTGGAACAGCATCAGGTTCTTGTGCGAAGCGGCATTCACTGCGCACCCCGCGCACACCGCACATTCGGAACACTGGAAAATCCCCGATCGTTGGGTGCAACAAGACTAAGCCTCGGGCCGTACATCACTTCGCACGATATTGAGCGAACGTTGAGTGCGCTTGCCGATAGTGTGGCAACACCGAGAGTGCTCGCAAGTGCGAGTGTGAGTTCCTGA